A section of the Epinephelus moara isolate mb chromosome 3, YSFRI_EMoa_1.0, whole genome shotgun sequence genome encodes:
- the vps51 gene encoding vacuolar protein sorting-associated protein 51 homolog, whose protein sequence is MDGEADGLVAVPGEPGPGRRRRVHGMLKLYYGINEEGKAAEQAESLDPCDINGPHFDPEHFLNKLRRECSLAELMDQETCMVKQIRSLDSDMQTLVYENYNKFISATDTIRKMKNDFKKMEDEMDCLSANMAAITEFSARISGTLQDQHAQITKLSGVHTLLRKLQFLFELPARLNKCLELQAYAQAVRSHRRARCVLQQYSHLPSFKGIQDDCHAIMDKLAQELRQKFRDGGSSAKDLSECVELLLQLDEPAEELCDKFLSHARSRLESDLQGLEAEIRPYPSASAVKDASARVLSSTAAAESPTDNSPNTSTMPSPTSNTDILEFIDRGCNEFVSSLCLVITSYQELFINHAQTGELASKNIPQMANGKLHAFVDDLAARYFSLVERRIQEEKGVGDNSLLVRALDRFYRRLQAVAKLLPGSAVPNQGSEIVIRAATERVKQYLSALQSFYMDSLTDVRQALATPRLSVAGASVAGGGALLGGAASGRDAPTSLPELLSSLSASILNQIKSVLASVHLFTAKDITFSNKPYFKGEFCSQGVRESLVVSFIKFVCQSSRQFCESAGDKGGSTPPALLLLLSRLCLDYETSTISYILTLTDEQFLAQHHSPVTPVTTLCAEAREAAQKLLNHYVKVQGLIISQMLRKSVETRDWVNTIEPRNVRAVMKRVVEDTTSIDVQVGLLYEEGVRKAHSSDSSKRTFSVYSSSRQQARYAASYTPSAPMDTNLLSNIHKLFSERIDIFSSVEFNKVSVMTGIIKISLKTFLECVRLRTFGRYGLQQIQVDCHYLQMYLWRFVSDENLVHFLLDEIVGSSAHRCLDPAPMEQSVIEVICERG, encoded by the exons ATGGACGGTGAGGCGGACGGCTTGGTGGCGGTGCCCGGGGAGCCCGGCCCCGGCAGGAGGCGCAGGGTGCACGGCATGTTGAAGCTCTACTACGGGATAAATGAAGAAGGAAAGGCTGCGGAGCAGGCGGAGTCCTTGGATCCCTGCGACATCAACGGGCCGCATTTTGACCCGGAGCATTTCCTCAACAAG CTCAGAAGAGAGTGCTCTCTTGCCGAGCTGATGGACCAGGAGACCTGCATGGTCAAGCAGATCCGCTCTCTGGACAGCGATATGCAGACGCTGGTGTATGAAAACTACAACAAGTTTATATCTGCGACAG ACACCATAAGAAAGATGAAGAACGACTTTAAAAAGATGGAGGATGAAATGGATTGCCTGTCTGCTAACATGGCAGCAATCACTGAGTTCAGTGCTCGTATCAGCGGGACTCTTCAAGACCAGCACGCACAGATCACAAAGCTCTCAG GGGTTCACACTCTGTTGAGGAAGCTGCAGTTTCTGTTCGAACTGCCTGCTAGATTAAATAAGTGTCTGGAGCTGCAGGCCTACGCTCAGGCAGTGAGATCCCACCGCCGTGCTCGCTGCGTGCTGCAGCAGTACAGCCACCTGCCCTCCTTCAAAGGAATTCAGGATGATTGTCACGCCATCATGGATAAGCTGGCACAGGAGCTGCGGCAGAAGTTCAG GGATGGCGGGTCAAGCGCTAAAGATTTATCAGAGTGTGTGGAGCTGCTGCTACAGTTAGATGAGCCAGCCGAGGAGCTCTGTGATAAATTCCTGAGCCATGCGCGGTCTCGGCTGGAGTCGGACCTCCAGGGTCTGGAAGCAGAGATAAGACCGTACCCCTCCGCCTCGGCTGTGAAAGATGCTTCTGCACGCGTGCTGTCATCCACTGCAGCCGCTGAATCTCCGACTGATAACTCCCCCAACACGAGCACTATGCCTTCTCCCACCTCAAACACTGACATCCTGGAATTCATCGACAGAGGCTGCAATGAATTTGTCAGCAGCTTATGTTTAGTAATAACATCTTATCAAGAACTATTTATCAACCACGCTCAGACAGGAGAGCTAGCCTCCAAAAATATTCCTCAGATGGCTAATGGTAAGTTGCACGCCTTTGTGGATGACCTTGCTGCTCGGTATTTCTCGCTGGTGGAGCGGAGGATACAAGAGGAGAAAGGGGTCGGAGATAACTCCCTCCTGGTCCGTGCACTCGACCGCTTCTACCGGAGACTCCAGGCTGTGGCCAAACTGCTGCCAGGCTCCGCCGTGCCAAACCAGGGGAGTGAAATCGTGATCCGGGCCGCAACAGAGCGAGTGAAGCAGTACCTCTCTGCCCTGCAGAGCTTCTACATGGACAGCTTGACGGACGTGAGGCAAGCCCTGGCGACACCTCGCCTCTCTGTGGCTGGTGCTTCGGTGGCTGGAGGCGGAGCTCTTCTAGGCGGGGCGGCCTCTGGGAGAGACGCTCCGACCAGCTTGccagagctgctctcctccctgTCGGCCTCCATTCTCAATCAGATAAAGTCAGTGTTGGCATCAGTGCATCTCTTCACAGCTAAGGACATTACATTCTCCAACAAGCCGTACTTCAAG GGTGAATTCTGCAGCCAGGGTGTACGTGAGAGCCTGGTGGTGAGCTTTATAAAGTTTGTGTGCCAGTCGTCTCGACAGTTTTGTGAGAGCGCGGGAGACAAGGGAGGTTCGACTCCCCCGGCCCTTCTGTTGCTGCTCTCTCGCCTCTGCTTGGACTATGAAACCTCCACCATCTCCTACATACTCACTCTCACAGATGAACAGTTCCTTGCGCAG CATCACAGTCCTGTAACACCTGTTACAACTTTATGTGCGGAAGCCAGAGAGGCAGCACAGAAACTGCTGAACCACTACGTAAAG GTTCAGGGCCTGATCATCTCCCAGATGTTAAGAAAAAGCGTCGAAACACGAGACTGGGTCAACACTATCGAGCCCCGAAACGTCCGGGCTGTGATGAAGAGAGTAGTCGAGGACACCACCTCGATTGACGTGCAG GTTGGTCTGTTGTATGAAGAAGGCGTGAGGAAAGCACACAGCAGCGACTCCAGCAAAAGAACTTTCTCTGTCTACAGCAGCTCGAGGCAGCAAGCGCGCTATGCTGCCAGCTACACTCCAAG TGCTCCCATGGATACTAATCTACTGAGCAACATACACAAGCTGTTCTCTGAGAGGATCGACATCTTCAGCTCAGTGGAGTTCAACAAG GTCTCCGTGATGACAGGAATTATCAAAATCAGTCTAAAGACATTCCTGGAGTGTGTCCGCCTGCGCACCTTCGGCCGCTACGGGCTGCAGCAGATCCAGGTGGACTGCCACTACCTGCAGATGTACCTGTGGCGCTTCGTCTCCGATGAGAACCTCGTGCACTTCCTGCTGGATGAGATAGTGGGGAGCTCCGCCCACCGCTGCCTGGATCCTGCCCCAATGGAGCAAAGTGTGATCGAAGTCATCTGTGAGCGGGGTTAA